The following are encoded in a window of Microcaecilia unicolor chromosome 14, aMicUni1.1, whole genome shotgun sequence genomic DNA:
- the LOC115458249 gene encoding vomeronasal type-2 receptor 26-like codes for MQVFQFPNMTTAWIHVGSFKSSAPKDKQLFVNLTAIRWKTPFNQVPRSVCSESCVPGYRKVIDPEKPVCCFDCVACSEGMYSNTTDAENCLKCPEDRWPSEKKDECLPRDIDFLSYDDPLGETLSSVSILLFIITVLVLGILIKYQDTPVVKANNRNLSYILLISLMFSFLCALVFIGQPETLTCLFRQSAFGIIFTIAVSTVLAKTVTVVIAFSANKPGSNLRKWVRTRVSSYLVLLCTFGEIVICTVWLLISPPFPEFDTQSVTGKMVLQCNEGSTTAFYSVIGYMFFLAFLSFIVAFLVRKVPDSFNEAKFITFSMLVFCSVWVSFIPSYLSTKGKYMVAVEIFAILASSAGLLGCIFIPKCYIILLRPDLNTRGHIIGKKMS; via the exons ATGCAGGTCTTTCAGTTCCCTAATATGACAACCGCCTGGATCCATGTTGGAAGTTTCAAGTCCTCAGCTCCCAAGGACAAGCAACTCTTTGTGAACCTTACCGCCATCAGATGGAAAACTCCCTTTAACCAG GTGCCCCGCTCTGTGTGCTCTGAGAGCTGTGTTCCTGGATACAGGAAAGTCATTGATCCTGAGAAGCCGGTCTGCTGCTTTGACTGTGTCGCCTGCTCTGAAGGGATGTATTCTAATACCACAG ATGCAGAGAACTGCTTGAAGTGCCCTGAAGATCGGTGGCCCAGTGAGAAGAAGGATGAGTGTTTACCAAGAGACATTGATTTCTTGTCCTATGATGATCCTTTGGGTGAAACTTTGTCTTCAGTTTCTATTCTCTTATTCATTATCACTGTCCTAGTGTTGGGAATCTTAATTAAATATCAAGACACACCAGTAGTGAAAGCCAATAACCGGAACCTCAGCTACATCCTCCTCATCTCCCTCATGTTCTCTTTCCTCTGTGCCTTGGTATTCATTGGACAGCCTGAGACACTGACCTGTCTTTTCAGGCAATCTGCTTTTGGGATAATATTTACAATTGCTGTTTCGACTGTATTAGCAAAAACTGTTACCGTAGTTATTGCCTTTAGTGCCAACAAGCCCGGCAGCAATTTAAGAAAATGGGTTCGGACAAGAGTGTCCAGCTATCTagttcttctctgcacctttggTGAAATTGTGATATGCACTGTATGGCTGCTCATCTCTCCTCCGTTCCCTGAATTTGACACACAGTCTGTTACTGGAAAGATGGTTTTACAGTGCAATGAGGGGTCCACTACAGCATTTTATAGTGTGATTGGGTACATGTTCTTTTTGGCATTTCTTAGTTTCATTGTGGCTTTCCTAGTAAggaaggttccagatagttttaATGAGGCTAAGTTTATCActttcagcatgctggtgttctgcagtgtttgggTGTCCTTCATCCCATCGTACCTGAGCACCAAAGGCAAATACATGGTGGCTGTGGAGATATTTGCAATTTTGGCTTCTAGTGCTGGACTACTGGGTTGTATATTCATCCCCAAGTGTTACATTATTCTGCTCAGACCTGACCTGAATACAAGGGGACATATAATAGGgaaaaaaatgtcataa